AGAAATACGTTAACGAAACAGTGAAATAACAGGAGAATTATGGACTTACAAAATAAAGTTGCCATCATCACCGGAGCAAGCAGTGGTATCGGTGAAGCTACTGCTCGTGAATTGGATGCTGCCGGAATGAATCTCGTCCTCACCGCTAGAAGTGAAGACAAACTCAACAAGTTAGCTGCTAGCCTCACTCATGCTACGTTTGTTGCTGGTGAGGTGAGCGATCCAGAATTACCCAAACGTTTATTAGAAGAGGCACTTAGCTCATTTGGTCGAGCAGATGCCCTTGTTAACAATGCTGGGGTGATGGTCGTTGGAACAGTTGAAACCGTTGATATTGAAGCACTTTGCCAGATGGTACGCATCAATGTTGAAGCAGCTTTTCGCATGGCTTATGTTTTTGCAAGGCACTTCAAACAACATGGGAATGGATTTATTGTCAACTTGTCCAGCATTTCAGGGACGACGAACTACCCCACAATGGCAGCTTACTGCGGTAGTAAACATGCCATAGAATCCTTTACCGATTGCTTGCGGTTAGAGTTGGCGGGTTCTGGGGTTGGTGTTGGCTGTGTTGAACCGGGCAAGGTAGCGACGAACCTTTACCAAAACTGGAGTGAAGAGGAAAAGCAAATGGTTGCGATCGAACAACCGCTTGTCGCAGAGGATATCGCCAGAGGAATTCGATTCCTGCTACAGCAACCCAGCAACGTAAATATTGGTCGCCTGCTGATCACACCAGCGAATCAGTCGGCATAACTCATACAAGTAATTTGTACTGCTTGACGCTGGATCACTGAAGAATGCACGCTTTATTGAACCAGCAATGATGCTCTTGGTACAACTGGCTTATGCTCAGAACATGGGTGGAGAGATTGGCTTGAAGTTGCTGCGGCGTTAACGTGTTTGATTTTTGTGAAAGTGCCTGCGCGTAGTGCATAAATCTATTGGTTCAGATTCCTGACTTGGAGCCAGAAGTCGGGAATCTTGTTGTTCACGTCAGCTTGTAGGGCTTATGATTGAAAGTCGCTATAGCAAAAAATAAGTTACCTTAGAGATCAAGATACAAGTATTATTTTTCAACAAAGTTAGAAGAAGTCTTAACACACAACAGACAAGGCACAAAAATTATTAATTTCCCATGAACATTCTCAGTAACCTGCTTTTTCAACCAGCTCAAAACAACGGTCAAAAAAGACAACGTAGAGGAATTGAAATAAAATCGCCGCGTGAAATTGACATTATGCGGCAATCAGCAAAAATAGTGGCAACTGTGCTAAAAGAAATTTCTGAGCTGGTCAAGCCAGGTATGACGACCGCTGATTTGGATGCTCATGCGGAAAAACGTATCCGAGAAATGGACGCAACACCAAGTTTTAAGGGATATCATGGCTTTCCTGGTTCAATCTGCTCTAGCATCAACAATGAAGTTGTGCATGGCATCCCTAATCCAAAAAAAGTTATCCGCACTGGAGATGTTTTAAAAGTTGATACTGGCGCATATTACCAAGGCTTTCATGGTGATTCTTGCATCACAATCGCTGTCGGCGAAGTCACCCCAGAAGCAGCCAGACTGATTCGTGTTGCAGAAGAAACTCTTTTTAAAGGCATTGAACAAGTGAAAGCAGGAAACGACCTGATGGATATTGCTGGGGCAATTGAAGATCATGTCAAAGCAAACAAGTTTGTTGTGGTAGAAGATTTTACTGGACACGGTGTTGGTCGCAACCTACATGAAGAACCCTCGGTTTTTAACTTCCGCACCCGTGAAATGCCTAATGTCAAACTGCGTGCAGGTATGACGCTGGCGATTGAGCCAATTTTGAATGCTGGTTCCAGGTATACACGCATATTATCTGACCGTTGGACAGCTGTAACAGTGGATAATTCTCTATCCGCTCAGTTTGAGCATACTGTGTTGGTGACAGAAACTGGATACGAGATTTTGACTGATCGTACAAAGCTTTAGCTAGCTGTCAACGGTACTGAAGTGTTCAAGAATAAAAGGAACGGAACTTCATTAGGCAATCCTACGTCTTTCTATATCCTGTACAACAGCAACAACGCTTGCGATTCCATCTTCGGCTTGGATTTTTTTCCCCAGATTCGCTGCACGTTGACGCATCGTTTGATCGCTCATAGCCTTTTGAATCGCTTGGGCAAATCGTTCAACCGTTAGTTGCTTACGTGGAATAGGTTCTGGTCCAACACCTAATTCCGCTACGCGGCGTCCCCAAAAGGGTTGATCACCAAAGAAGGGAATAACAATCGTAGGAACACCTGCCCTGAGTCCGGCAGCTGTTGTTCCCGCACCGCCATGATGCACAACAGCCGCGACACGCGGGAAAAGCCATGAATGGGGTATGGAGTCCAAACGATAAACGGTGTCCGGTAAATTTTCTTTATGCAGACCACTCCAGCCAGAGAGTATGATGCCACGTTGCCGCGTTCGTGCCAGGGTTTGCAAGACGAGATTGGCAGTTTCTTCCGGATTCCGATTGCCCATACTCCCAAACCCGATATACACAGGAGGTGAACCGCCTTGCAGGAACTCCATCAGGGCTGAGGGTGGAGTCCAATTAGGTGCTGAATCCAAAAACCAGTAGCCAGTGACATGGGTGTTCTTCCAATCCGATGGCTGGGGAATTATGGATGGGCTGAAACCATAAAGAATTGGATAACGATGTAGACAGGTGGCATTGTATGGGCCAAAAAACGGGGCTACAGGCAAGTTAAGTACCTGCTTTCGTGCTGATGCATCGGCTGTTCGGAACCCCTGCCACATTATCTGCCTAATCAAATGATGGGACAACCAATTAACTGCACTTCCAAACTTGGCAATGGACTGCGCAAACACAACACCAGGAAATGCTTTAGTAGGTGTAAAGGGAAAGACATAGGCTTGAAGCAATGGAAGCCTTAACTTCTGAGCCAGTGAAATACCAATATATAGTCCTCCAACTCCTGTCAACAACATATCCATGCCTTGACAAGCCACTAAACCTTCTTGTGCCCAATTGATCGCTAGGCGCTGGGATTCCTTTGCGGTATGGAACATAATGCCAAGGAAATTCCCTTTCTCCAAAAGCTCACGCATTTTCTGGGTTTCAATGATTTGTTGCACATTACCCTGAAAAGCCCAGAAATCCAGACCATGCGAACTAACCAGATCTTCAAAGTTTTCATGGGTCAATACGCGCACAACATGACCCGCTTGTTTTAAACCTTTTCCCAAAGCAACATAAGGTTGAACATCGCCTTGACTTCCTAAAGCAATGATAGCGATACGCATAAATGA
This portion of the Brasilonema sennae CENA114 genome encodes:
- a CDS encoding glycosyltransferase, yielding MRIAIIALGSQGDVQPYVALGKGLKQAGHVVRVLTHENFEDLVSSHGLDFWAFQGNVQQIIETQKMRELLEKGNFLGIMFHTAKESQRLAINWAQEGLVACQGMDMLLTGVGGLYIGISLAQKLRLPLLQAYVFPFTPTKAFPGVVFAQSIAKFGSAVNWLSHHLIRQIMWQGFRTADASARKQVLNLPVAPFFGPYNATCLHRYPILYGFSPSIIPQPSDWKNTHVTGYWFLDSAPNWTPPSALMEFLQGGSPPVYIGFGSMGNRNPEETANLVLQTLARTRQRGIILSGWSGLHKENLPDTVYRLDSIPHSWLFPRVAAVVHHGGAGTTAAGLRAGVPTIVIPFFGDQPFWGRRVAELGVGPEPIPRKQLTVERFAQAIQKAMSDQTMRQRAANLGKKIQAEDGIASVVAVVQDIERRRIA
- the map gene encoding type I methionyl aminopeptidase; this translates as MNILSNLLFQPAQNNGQKRQRRGIEIKSPREIDIMRQSAKIVATVLKEISELVKPGMTTADLDAHAEKRIREMDATPSFKGYHGFPGSICSSINNEVVHGIPNPKKVIRTGDVLKVDTGAYYQGFHGDSCITIAVGEVTPEAARLIRVAEETLFKGIEQVKAGNDLMDIAGAIEDHVKANKFVVVEDFTGHGVGRNLHEEPSVFNFRTREMPNVKLRAGMTLAIEPILNAGSRYTRILSDRWTAVTVDNSLSAQFEHTVLVTETGYEILTDRTKL
- a CDS encoding SDR family oxidoreductase, which gives rise to MDLQNKVAIITGASSGIGEATARELDAAGMNLVLTARSEDKLNKLAASLTHATFVAGEVSDPELPKRLLEEALSSFGRADALVNNAGVMVVGTVETVDIEALCQMVRINVEAAFRMAYVFARHFKQHGNGFIVNLSSISGTTNYPTMAAYCGSKHAIESFTDCLRLELAGSGVGVGCVEPGKVATNLYQNWSEEEKQMVAIEQPLVAEDIARGIRFLLQQPSNVNIGRLLITPANQSA